Proteins encoded in a region of the Mercenaria mercenaria strain notata chromosome 1, MADL_Memer_1, whole genome shotgun sequence genome:
- the LOC123545079 gene encoding uncharacterized protein LOC123545079 — translation MFTSAVHKIFVGYVLTFYTLRAAASVVHEEILNHVLSELSGLKVKVYECDEKLAEMDHRVPSHDDKLRTEFYDRRFAKMEDRLLAAEHNLKSAEKFYKKKIAQMENKLLVTENKLKAFEQLYESLEEMDNRLMAYGNNLKTRKHFNDEGAGTESKGAEEELKTLSKPGNNSEDTTAEEVTTHSTKDLAEPKSRGSGLLPQTHLTKRLLGPAISHRVAFSAYLSPSVQAISELGREHTIPFDKVLLNEGQAFDTVLHAFICPVNGIYMFQSALMSDQNQLIQTELVKDGTPLVRMYAAGSDGSRGYDQGFNSANIKCNNGERVWVRIHAHFGTSVFAWQYSSFSGHILWEI, via the exons ATGTTTACGTCTGCagtacataaaatatttgttggATATGTACTTACGTTTTACACACTTCGTGCAGCAGCTAGTGTTGTTCACGAAGAAATTCTCAACCATGTTCTGTCTGAACTGTCCGGACTAAAAGTCAAGGTCTATGAGTGTGATGAGAAGTTGGCTGAAATGGATCACAGAGTTCCCTCTCATGACGACAAGCTAAGAACGGAGTTCTATGACAGGAGGTTTGCTAAAATGGAGGACAGACTTCTCGCTGCTGAACATAACCTAAAATCTGCTGAAAAGTTCTATAAGAAAAAGATAGCACAAATGGAGAATAAACTTCTTGTGACTGAAAACAAGCTAAAAGCGTTTGAACAGCTGTACGAAAGCTTAGAGGAAATGGACAATAGACTTATGGCTTATGGAAACAAcctgaaaactagaaaacatTTCAACGACGAGGGAGCTGGAACAGAAAGCAAAGGTGCTGAAGAAGAACTTAAAACGCTTTCAAAGCCTGGCAATAACAGTGAAGATACAACAGCAGAAGAAGTTACAACTCATTCCACTAAAGATCTCGCGGAACCAAAAAGTAGAGGAAGTGGGCTAt tGCCTCAGACTCATCTTACGAAACGGCTTCTTGGTCCAGCAATTAGTCACCGTGTGGCGTTTTCAGCCTATCTTTCTCCATCTGTACAAGCTATTTCCGAACTCGGCAGAGAACACACTATCCCATTTGACAAAGTTCTGCTGAATGAAGGTCAAGCATTTGATACCGTGCTACATGCCTTCATATGTCCAGTCAACGGGATATACATGTTCCAGTCAGCACTAATGAGTGATCAAAATCAGTTAATTCAGACTGAACTAGTCAAGGATGGAACACCTCTTGTAAGAATGTATGCAGCTGGATCGGACGGAAGTCGGGGATATGATCAGGGCTTCAATTCAGCAAATATAAAGTGCAATAATGGCGAGCGAGTTTGGGTCAGAATCCACGCACATTTTGGTACTTCCGTGTTCGCCTGGCAATATTCTTCATTTTCTGGTCACATTCTCTGGGAAATATGA
- the LOC123524627 gene encoding uncharacterized protein LOC123524627 — translation MATGHIMLVGYILLFYTFNAAADAASEDFFNHVLSELSSLKVKVSECEEGLSKLHVKVSTNKFKAAEIYERRFAEMEDRLFTVERKLKTTEEFYKTNIAEMENLLLATKNKFKAFENCDHAINTMSTLAVNTDRVELAKPEVNTSASKDELKNTENAFSKLEYESHSNETSIQQVKNLFKSDKMDPIKREESKLPLLKRLLCPAVSDRVAFTAYLSDHASGLGRDHTIPFDKVLLNEGQAFDTVLHVFICPVNGTYVFQSALMSSHTEHIQTEIVKDNNALVRMYAAGATGSHGFDQGFNSAIVQCYKGERVWVRVRNRYGTEVFSALFSSFSGYILWNI, via the exons ATGGCGACAGGACATATAATGCTTGTTGGAtatatactgttgttttataCATTTAACGCAGCAGCTGATGCTGCCAGTGAAGATTTCTTCAATCATGTTCTCTCTGAATTGTCCagtttgaaggtcaaggtcagtgagtGTGAAGAGGGGTTAAGCAAACTGCATGTTAAAGTTTCCACTAACAAGTTCAAGGCGGCTGAAATCTATGAACGAAGATTTGCAGAAATGGAGGACAGACTTTTCACTGTTGAACGAAAGCTTAAAACTACAGAGGAGTTCTACAAGACAAACATCGCGGAAATGGAGAATTTACTTCTTGCaactaaaaacaaatttaaagcatttgaaaat tgtgaccacgccataAACACTATGTCTACATTAGCCGTGAATACCGATAGAGTGGAACTAGCTAAACCAGAGGTTAACACTTCCGCATCTAAAGACGAgcttaaaaatactgaaaatgcatTTTCGAAGTTAGAATATGAAAGTCATAGTAACGAAACCTCCATACAACAAGTAAAAAACCTCTTCAAATCAGACAAAATGGATCCTATCAAAAGAGAAG AGTCTAAACTTCCACTTCTGAAGCGACTTCTGTGCCCTGCAGTCAGTGACCGTGTTGCTTTTACCGCCTATCTGTCAGACCATGCCTCCGGTCTTGGCAGAGACCACACTATTCCATTTGACAAAGTTCTGCTGAATGAAGGTCAAGCATTTGATACCGTACTACATGTCTTCATATGTCCAGTCAACGGGACGTACGTGTTCCAGTCAGCACTAATGAGTTCTCACACTGAACATATTCAGACCGAAATCGTTAAAGATAACAATGCTCTTGTTAGAATGTATGCAGCTGGGGCGACTGGAAGTCATGGGTTTGACCAGGGCTTCAATTCAGCAATTGTACAATGCTACAAGGGTGAGAGAGTGTGGGTTAGAGTCCGAAATCGTTACGGTACTGAAGTATTTAGTGCGCTATTTTCCTCATTTTCTGGTTACATTCTATGGAATATATAA
- the LOC123545078 gene encoding uncharacterized protein LOC123545078: MSEHFALPPISRNDSFIAPRSRRGSRRSSRRHKEEPKLGPRVQEFVSEDVYLMDNKHRKINTNLLANSLTARLRKNLPDGVVENEAIQKIRRDSLKDFVHLDNLEKQYTNELNRESSRLDQESHQLLKRQKQMQKQSEVQKRKQDRLESSIRSRSGLSSASLFPLLRNNRASSFEQENDTFPEFASVDKDDQSHVKVFKLNGIYQPTNKYSSRIEPLQLSPRDKDKENNIQESLKMADRGSPSDLPSKSRMSKKGLRVSWSRQSRYYPDGTSEVDNIRSPSVTETRADTRISHHDTRSDVNSPDRENANKTPTKRTFNSRLSFRSDTFFLQNKQRSKGRRKIETIGLKWKIPPGVEAHPIFEATPPRPALKAMTNGLSHNLMPVTTAMAKEGMSTKKTCWQVQKVQSLSTVEMYKAWLEKLEMLKTNESRDRTRNIHSRATVMTQPV; this comes from the coding sequence ATGAGCGAGCACTTTGCTCTTCCTCCCATTTCAAGGAATGACAGTTTTATTGCACCAAGGTCAAGACGAGGGAGTAGACGTTCATCCAGACGACACAAAGAAGAACCTAAGCTAGGACCTAGAGTACAAGAGTTCGTGAGCGAAGACGTCTATCTAATGGATAACAAACATAGAAAGATTAACACTAATCTGTTGGCCAACAGCTTAACAGCACGTCTGCGGAAAAATCTTCCAGACGGCGTTGTTGAAAATGAAGCCATTCAAAAAATCAGACGCGATTCTTTAAAAGATTTTGTGCATTTGGATAACTTAGAGAAACAGTACACAAATGAACTTAATCGTGAGTCTAGCAGACTTGACCAAGAATCGCATCAATTATTGAAGCGTCAGAAACAGATGCAGAAACAAAGTGAAGTTCAGAAACGAAAACAAGACAGACTAGAATCGTCAATAAGGTCTCGATCAGGATTGAGCTCGGCTTCTTTGTTTCCACTTCTTAGGAATAATAGAGCTAGCAGTTTTGAACAAGAGAATGACACCTTTCCGGAATTTGCATCTGTGGATAAAGACGACCAGTCTCATGTGAAGGTTTTCAAACTAAATGGAATTTATCAACCAACAAATAAATACTCAAGTCGTATTGAACCTTTACAATTGTCGCCAcgagataaagataaagaaaacaatatacaAGAGTCGTTGAAAATGGCGGACAGGGGAAGTCCGTCAGATCTACCGTCAAAATCTAGAATGAGCAAAAAAGGTCTGCGAGTGTCTTGGAGCAGGCAAAGTAGATATTACCCGGATGGTACAAGTGAAGTAGACAATATAAGATCACCATCCGTTACTGAGACACGAGCAGACACGCGCATATCGCATCATGACACGCGTTCTGATGTCAATAGTCCAGATCGTGAAAACGCTAATAAGACGCccacaaaaagaacatttaacagTCGATTAAGCTTTCGAAGCGATacgttttttcttcaaaataaacaGAGATCGAAAGGACGTCGAAAAATCGAAACAATTGGTTTAAAGTGGAAAATACCACCTGGTGTTGAAGCGCACCCTATCTTTGAAGCGACACCACCTCGTCCAGCACTGAAGGCCATGACGAATGGTCTGTCTCACAACTTGATGCCAGTAACAACGGCAATGGCAAAAGAAGGAATGTCAACAAAGAAGACGTGTTGGCAAGTACAGAAAGTTCAATCACTGTCAACTGTAGAGATGTATAAAGCCTGGCTCGAAAAGTtagaaatgttaaaaacaaatgaatCGCGAGACAGAACACGAAATATACACAGTAGGGCAACTGTTATGACACAGCCAGTGTGA